The window GTGATTTTAAATGCGGCTCTCAAGGAGTTTGCCAGCAAAGGCTTTGATGACGCGTCAACCAATGTGATGGCCAAGGAGTCAGGCATATCAAAGCCTTTGATGTTCCACTATGTTAATAATAAAAAGGACTTCTTTCTTTTTCTCTACGACTATTGTTTGGAGATTCTGGAGAGAGAATATTTTGATCGGGTTAATGTGCACGAAAAGGATATTTTCGAACGGCTGCGGGAAACATGCCTGCTTAAAATTCAAGTCATGCAAAAGTATCCATGGATTTTTGATTTTATAAAGGTGGCGGTTTTTACCGATTCCAAAGTGGTGAAGGATGACTTGGAAAAAAGGCGAAAAAGGGTCGAAGCCAGCAGCTTTGAACGATTTTATGGAGATATAGATACATCACGCTTCCGCAGCGAGTTGGATATGGAAAAAGCTAAGCAATTGATATTCTGGGCGGTAGGTGGATACGCAGGGCAAATCCTGGAGCAATTTAAGAGTTCGGATACCTTGGAGTTTGATTTTGAAAAAATCCGTACGGAGTTTGACGGATATCTGGATGAGCTGCGAAAAACTTATTATAAATGATTGGAGGGTATTAGGATGAATGCAATTGAAACATTAAACCTTACGAAGTCCTTCGGCAAGCAGGAGGCTTTACGCGGAGTTGATTTGACGGTAAAACAAGGCGAGGTGTATGGATTCATCGGCCCCAACGGAGCAGGAAAATCGACAACGATCCGAATTCTTTTAGGGATGCTACGTAAAAGTGGTGGAGAGGCAAAGCTGCTGGGTGGCGACCCTTGGAAGGATGCTGTCGCTCTTCATCAGAGGCTTGTCTATGTGCCGGGAGATGTGACCTTGTGGCCCAACTTAACCGGTGGTGAGGTGATTGATTTCCTAGGGAGCTTGCACGGCAAAGTCAATCCTACTCGCCGCAAGCAACTATTGGAAAGGTTTCAGCTTGATCCAAGGAAGAAATGCCGGGGTTATTCAAAAGGAAATCGTCAAAAGGTTGCGCTGGTCTCGGCCTTTGCTTCCGATGCCGAGCTGTTGATTTTAGATGAGCCTACGAGCGGTCTTGATCCGTTAATGGAGCAGGT of the Bacillus tuaregi genome contains:
- a CDS encoding TetR/AcrR family transcriptional regulator: MILNAALKEFASKGFDDASTNVMAKESGISKPLMFHYVNNKKDFFLFLYDYCLEILEREYFDRVNVHEKDIFERLRETCLLKIQVMQKYPWIFDFIKVAVFTDSKVVKDDLEKRRKRVEASSFERFYGDIDTSRFRSELDMEKAKQLIFWAVGGYAGQILEQFKSSDTLEFDFEKIRTEFDGYLDELRKTYYK
- a CDS encoding ABC transporter ATP-binding protein, which produces MNAIETLNLTKSFGKQEALRGVDLTVKQGEVYGFIGPNGAGKSTTIRILLGMLRKSGGEAKLLGGDPWKDAVALHQRLVYVPGDVTLWPNLTGGEVIDFLGSLHGKVNPTRRKQLLERFQLDPRKKCRGYSKGNRQKVALVSAFASDAELLILDEPTSGLDPLMEQVFQECVSEVKKQGKTVFLSSHILAEVEALCDRVGIIRQGKMVESGTLEELRHLTRTTVTVKLAKPVNLRQLQGVHDVSRKNDKWRFSVDAHAMDAVMNELAPMGIQSLTAEPPTLEELFMRHYGDTLGGKELN